In Oryza sativa Japonica Group chromosome 2, ASM3414082v1, the following are encoded in one genomic region:
- the LOC9268959 gene encoding RPM1-interacting protein 4 — translation MTSQGGVPTFGNWSAAGDTPYTQKFENLRRSKKTATGVYSNPNEVITETPDQPPPPLRSPLHPSSHDALNQRQRYERKPETGHPRPAGSPLHRETVARRHANPLQQHHLDHGGYGGSPRSPYREVAAAAAASPRSRYRSAGMQTPDRKASSSDGRVPVTPGRSRLKQGGRGFEPALDEVTVPPFGDWDDANAASGEKYTGIFNRVRRDKLTPNSSVKQQPPSSPSGGRRQEHKVQQACSCCIL, via the exons ATGACGTCG CAAGGAGGAGTTCCTACATTCGGGAACTGGTCAGCCGCAGGCGACACCCCGTACACGCAGAAGTTTGAGAACCTGAGAAGGAGCAAGAAAACTGCTACCGGTGTTTACTCCAACCCAAATGAAGTGATCACTGAAACACCTgatcagcctcctcctcctctcaggTCACCACTGCATCCATCCTCTCATGATGCCCTGAACCAAAGGCAGAGGTATGAAAGAAAGCCCGAAACCGGCCATCCCCGGCCTGCCGGATCGCCTCTCCACCGCGAAACCGTGGCGAGACGGCACGCCAATCCGCTGCAGCAGCATCATCtggaccatggtggctatgGTGGCTCACCCAGAAGCCCTTACAGAGAagttgcagctgctgctgctgcctctccAAGGTCCAGGTACAGGTCAGCTGGGATGCAGACTCCAGATAGGAAGGCCTCTTCATCTGATGGCCGTGTCCCAGTGACTCCAGGAAGGAGCAGGTTGAAGCAAGGAGGCAGAGGCTTTGAACCT gctTTAGATGAAGTGACTGTACCTCCATTTGGTGATTGGGATGATGCTAATGCGGCATCTGGGGAGAAGTACACCGGCATTTTTAACAGGGTTAGGCGTGATAAGCTGACCCCAAACTCTTCTGTCAAGCAGCAACCACCATCTTCTCCTTCTGGTGGCAGAAGACAGGAACATAAAGTGCAACAG GCCTGCTCATGCTGCATCCTGTGA
- the LOC4329432 gene encoding acyl-[acyl-carrier-protein] desaturase 3, chloroplastic produces MSLTGCLPPRPPCSMRRRTSGGGASVSPVVAMASTAGVGGIGNPTPRGKKPFAPWREVPPQVTHTLPPEKKEVFDSLEGWAADTILPYLKPVEESWQPQDHLPDPRSPSFGDEVAALRERAAGLPDDHLVCLVGDMVTEEALPTYQTMLNTMDGGVRDETGAGGSAWAVWTRAWAAEENRHGDLMNKYLYLTGRVDMRQVEKTIQYLIGSGMDPRTENDPYMGFIYTTFQERATSISHGNTARHAGRHGDAALARVCGTVAADEKRHEAAYAAIVAKLFEVDPDYTVRAFARMMRRKVAMPARLMYDGADDRLFARFAAVAQRLGVYTAADYAGIIEFLVARWGVPGLAAGLSGEGRRAQDFVCSLGPRFRRMEERAQEAAKRAPPAAAAPFSWIHGRQVQL; encoded by the exons ATGTCTCTCACGGGATGCCTCCCTCCTCGGCCGCCATGCTCGATGAGGAGGAGAACCAGTGGAGGAGGAGCCTCTGTCTCTCCTGTCGTGGCGATGGCGTCCACGGCAGG AGTTGGCGGCATCGGCAACCCCACCCCGAGAGGCAAGAAGCCCTTCGCCCCGTGGCGCGAGGTGCCACCCCAGGTGACCCACACGCTgccgccggagaagaaggaggTCTTCGACTCCCTGGAGGGGTGGGCGGCGGACACCATCCTCCCCTACCTCAAGCCCGTGGAGGAGTCGTGGCAGCCGCAGGACCACCTCCCGgacccgcgctcgccgtcgttcggcgacgaggtggcggcgctgcgggagcgcgcggcggggcTCCCCGACGACCACCTGGTGTGCCTCGTCGGCGACATGGTCACCGAGGAGGCGCTCCCCACGTACCAGACGATGCTCAACACCATGGACGGCGGGGTGCGCGACGagaccggcgccggcggcagcgcctGGGCCGTGTGGACCAGGGCGTGGGCCGCCGAGGAGAACCGGCACGGCGACCTGATGAACAAGTACCTCTACCTCACCGGCAGGGTCGACATGAGGCAGGTCGAGAAGACGATACAGTACCTCATTGGCTCCGGCATG gatCCACGAACGGAGAACGACCCGTACATGGGGTTCATCTACACGACGTTCCAGGAGCGCGCCACCTCCATCTCCCACGGCAACACGGCGCGCCACGCGGGGCGCCACGGCGACGCCGCCCTGGCCCGCGTCTgcggcaccgtcgccgccgacgagaagCGCCACGAGGCCGCCtacgccgccatcgtcgccaagCTCTTCGAGGTGGACCCGGACTACACGGTCAGGGCCTTCGCCCGCATGATGCGCCGCAAGGTCGCCATGCCGGCGCGCCTCATGtacgacggcgccgacgaccgCCTCTTCGcccgcttcgccgccgtcgcgcagcGCCTCGGCGTGTACACCGCCGCCGACTACGCCGGGATCATCGAGTTCCTCGTCGCGAGGTGGGGCGTCCCCGGCCTCGCCGCGGGGCTTTCCGGCGAAGGGCGGCGCGCGCAGGACTTCGTCTGCAGCCTCGGGCCGAGGTTCAGGAGGATGGAGGAGAGGGCGCAGGAGGCGGCGAAGcgggcgccgcccgccgccgccgctccgttcAGCTGGATCCATGGCCGTCAGGTGCAGCTCTGA
- the LOC4329433 gene encoding F-box/kelch-repeat protein At1g67480, whose amino-acid sequence MLTLVGTRDSFAQSQAQLCAGMQLKAPTRAKYSQGFMPIGESDAYCALIPGLPEDLAKICLALVPRSQFPVMGSVSKRWMSFLESKEFIAVRKEVGKLEEWVYVLTADAGSKGSHWEVLGCSGQKHSPLPPMPGPTKAGFGVVVLDGKLFVIAGYAADHGKECVSDEVYRYDSCLNRWVELSKMNVARCDFACAEVNGMIYVAGGFGPNGDSLSSVEVYDAEQNKWTLIESLRRPRWGCFACSFEGKLYVMGGRSRFTIGNTRFVDVYNPNDNSWGEVKNGCVMVTAHAVLDKKLFCIEWKNQRSLAVFNPADNSWQKVPVPLTGSSSTRFCFGIHDGKLLLFSLDEEPCYKTLMYDPAAPTGSEWFTSELKPPGLCLCSVTIRA is encoded by the exons ATGCTTACACTTGTTGGCACAAGAGATTCTTTTGCTCAGTCACAGGCACAACTTTGTGCTGGCATGCAGCTCAAGGCTCCAACAAGGGCGAAATATTCCCAAGGCTTTATGCCCATAGGAGAATCCGACGCATACTGTGCTCTAATACCTGGCTTACCTGAAGATCTCGCAAAGATATGTCTTGCTCTTGTTCCTCGGAGCCAGTTCCCTGTTATGGGTTCAGTGTCCAAGAGGTGGATGTCATTCCTCGAGAGTAAGGAATTCATTGCTGTAAGGAAAGAGGTTGGGAAGCTTGAGGAGTGGGTGTATGTCCTGACTGCTGATGCTGGATCAAAGGGGTCCCATTGGGAAGTTTTGGGGTGTTCAGGGCAAAAGCACAGCCCTCTTCCACCCATGCCTGGGCCAACCAAAGCTGGTTTTGGTGTGGTTGTTCTAGATGGAAAGCTTTTCGTTATTGCTGGCTATGCTGCTGATCATGGGAAGGAGTGTGTTTCTGATGAGGTTTACCGATACGATTCTTGCCTAAACAG GTGGGTTGAGCTTTCTAAGATGAATGTGGCTCGTTGTGACTTTGCTTGTGCAGAGGTCAACGGTATGATATATGTTGCTGGTGGGTTTGGTCCCAATGGTGATAGTTTATCTAGTGTTGAAGTTTATGACGCAGAACAGAATAAGTGGACATTGATTGAGAGCCTTCGCCGTCCAAGGTGGGGCTGCTTTGCGTGCAGCTTTGAAGGCAAATTGTATGTCATGGGCGGTCGTTCGCGCTTCACAATTGGTAACACGCGTTTTGTTGACGTGTACAATCCTAATGACAACTCCTGGGGTGAGGTGAAGAATGGTTGTGTAATGGTCACAGCCCATGCTGTTCTTGACAAAAAGCTCTTCTGCATCGAGTGGAAGAACCAGAGGTCACTCGCAGTCTTCAACCCGGCTGATAATTCTTGGCAGAAAGTCCCAGTGCCACTCACAGGTAGTTCTAGTACTCGTTTTTGTTTCGGCATACATGATGGGAAGCTGCTGCTGTTCTCTCTGGATGAAGAGCCCTGCTATAAGACACTGATGTATGATCCCGCTGCACCAACGGGATCAGAGTGGTTCACATCTGAGCTCAAGCCACCAGGATTATGTCTGTGCAGTGTGACCATCAGAGCCTGA